In Symphalangus syndactylus isolate Jambi chromosome 14, NHGRI_mSymSyn1-v2.1_pri, whole genome shotgun sequence, one DNA window encodes the following:
- the FOXJ1 gene encoding forkhead box protein J1, protein MAESWLRLSGAGPAEEAGTEGGLEEPDALDDSLTSLQWLQEFSILNAKAPALPPGGTDPHGYHQVPDSAAPGSPLAADPACLEQPHTPGKPTSSCTSRSAPPGLQAPPPDDVDYATNPHVKPPYSYATLICMAMQASKATKITLSAIYKWITDNFCYFRHADPTWQNSIRHNLSLNKCFIKVPREKDEPGKGGFWRIDPQYAERLLSGAFKKRRLPPVHIHPAFARQAAQEPSAVPRAGPLTVNTEAQQLLREFEEATGEAGWGAGEGRLGHKRKQPLPKRVAKVPRPPSTLLPAPEEQGELEPLKGNFDWEAIFDAGTLGGELGALEALELSPPLSPASHVDVDLTVHGRHIDCPATWGPSVEQAANSLDFDETFLATSFLQHPWDESGSGCLPPEPLFEAGDATLASDLQDWASVGAFL, encoded by the exons ATGGCGGAGAGCTGGCTGCGCCTCTCGGGAGCCGGGCCGGCGGAGGAGGCCGGGACGGAGGGCGGCCTGGAGGAGCCCGACGCCCTGGATGACAGCCTGACCAGCCTGCAGTGGCTGCAGGAATTCTCCATTCTCAACGCCAAGGCCCCCGCCCTGCCCCCGGGGGGCACCGACCCCCACGGCTACCACCAGGTGCCAGATTCGGCGGCGCCCGGGTCCCCCCTGGCGGCCGACCCCGCCTGCCTGGAGCAGCCACACACGCCGGGCAAGCCCACGTCGTCGTGCACGTCGCGGAGCGCGCCCCCGGGGCTGCAGGCCCCGCCCCCCGACGACGTGGACTACGCCACCAACCCGCACGTGAAGCCACCCTACTCGTATGCCACGCTCATCTGCATGGCCATGCAGGCCAGCAAGGCCACCAAGATCACCCTGTCGGCCATCTACAAGTGGATCACGGACAACTTCTGCTACTTCCGCCACGCAGATCCCACCTGGCAG AATTCAATCCGCCACAACCTGTCTCTGAACAAGTGCTTCATCAAAGTGCCTCGGGAGAAGGACGAACCAGGCAAGGGGGGCTTCTGGCGCATCGACCCCCAGTACGCGGAGCGGCTACTGAGCGGGGCTTTCAAGAAGCGGCGACTGCCCCCTGTCCACATCCACCCAGCCTTTGCCCGCCAGGCCGCGCAGGAGCCCAGCGCTGTCCCCCGGGCCGGGCCGCTGACGGTGAACACCGAGGCCCAGCAGCTGCTGCGGGAGTTCGAGGAGGCCACCGGGGAGGCGGGCTGGGGTGCAGGCGAGGGCAGGCTGGGGCATAAGCGCAAACAGCCGCTGCCCAAGCGGGTGGCCAAGGTCCCGCGGCCCCCCAGCACCCTGCTGCCCGCCCCGGAGGAGCAGGGTGAGCTGGAACCCCTCAAAGGCAACTTTGACTGGGAGGCCATCTTCGACGCCGGCACTCTGGGTGGGGAGCTGGGTGCGCTGGAGGCCCTGGAGCTGAGCCCGCCTCTGAGCCCCGCCTCACACGTGGACGTGGACCTCACCGTCCACGGCCGCCACATCGACTGCCCCGCCACCTGGGGGCCTTCGGTGGAGCAGGCTGCCAACAGCCTGGACTTCgatgagaccttcctggccaccTCCTTCCTGCAGCACCCCTGGGACGAGAGCGGCAGTGGCTGCCTGCCCCCGGAGCCCCTCTTTGAAGCCGGGGACGCCACCCTGGCCTCCGACCTGCAGGACTGGGCCAGCGTGGGGGCCTTCTTGTAA